From Suncus etruscus isolate mSunEtr1 chromosome 6, mSunEtr1.pri.cur, whole genome shotgun sequence, one genomic window encodes:
- the SRSF4 gene encoding serine/arginine-rich splicing factor 4 isoform X2, which produces MPRVYIGRLSYQARERDVERFFKGYGKILEVDLKNGYGFVEFDDLRDADDAVYELNGKDLCGERVIVEHARGPRRDGSYGSGRSGYGYRRSGRDKYGPPTRTEYRLIVENLSSRCSWQDLKDYMRQAGEVTYADAHKGRKNEGVIEFVSYSDMKRALEKLDGTEVNGRKIRLVEDKPGSRRRRSYSRSRSHSRSRSRSRHSRKSRSRSGSSKSSRSKSRSRSRSSRSKSRSRSPSRSRSKKEKSRSPSKGKSRSRSHSADKHHSKSKGQAEEKIQNSDNIRKNNRSPSRQKSKSKSKSRSPERRMELEKRGSRSRSQEKSRSEEKGPRKSRSRSKGGSRSRSRSKSRDKRKGRKRSHEESRSRSRSHSKSERSRKRSSKRDSKSGGSSSSKKRKKEDTDRSQSRSRSRSVSKEPDRVKVESGPREGQGESENTGTAGTNQETRSRSRSNSKSKPNPPSESRSRSKSASKTQSQSKSRSRSASRSPSRSRSRSHSRS; this is translated from the exons ATATGGTTTTGTGGAGTTCGATGATCTGCGTGATGCAGATGATGCTGTTTATGAACTGAATGGCAAAGATCTTTGTGGTGAGCGAGTAATTGTTGAGCATGCCCGCGGCCCACGTCGAGATGGCAGTTACGGTTCTGGACGCA GTGGATATGGTTATAGAAGAAGTGGCCGAGATAAATATGGCCCACCTACCCGTACAGAATACAGACTTATTGTGGAGAATTTGTCAAGTCGATGCAGCTGGCAAGACCTAAAG GACTATATGCGTCAGGCAGGAGAAGTGACCTATGCAGATGCTCACAAGGGACGCAAAAATGAAGGGGTGATTGAATTTGTGTCTTACTCTGATATGAAAAGAGCTTTGGAAAAGTTAGATGGAACTGAAGTCAACGGCAGAAAAATCAGACTAGTGGAAGACAAGCCGGGTTCTAGACGCCGTCGGTCCTATTCCCGGAGCCGGAGTCATTCTAG GTCTCGATCTCGAAGTAGGCATTCTCGTAAGAGCAGAAGCCGAAGTGGCAGCAGCAAGAGCAGTCGTTCCAAGAGTAGATCCCGGTCCAG GTCTTCCCGGAGCAAGAGCCGTAGCCGCAGCCCAAGCCGCAGCCGAAGCAAGAAGGAAAAAAGCAGGAGCCCCAGCAAGGGCAAGAGCCGCAGCCGCAGTCACAGTGCAGACAAGCACCACAGCAAGAGTAAAGGCCAGGCTGAAGAGAAGATTCAGAACAGTGATAATATCAGGAAAAACAATCGGAGTCCCAGTAGACAAAAAAGCAAGAGTAAAAGCAAAAGCAGGAGCCCAGAAAGGAGAATGGAGTTGGAGAAGCGagggagcaggagcaggagccAGGAGAAGAGTCGGAGTGAGGAGAAGGGCCCCCGCAAGAGCAGAAGCAGGAGCAAAGGAGGAAGTAGGAGTAGGAGTCGTAGCAAAAGCAGGgacaagaggaaaggaaggaagcgaAGCCACGAGGAAAGCCGCAGCCGAAGCCGCAGCCACAGCAAGAGCGAGAGGAGCAGAAAACGCAGCAGCAAGCGAGATAGCAAGTCAGGtggtagcagcagcagcaagaaaaggaagaaggaagacacAGATCGCTCCCAGTCCAGATCCCGGTCCCGCTCAGTGTCAAAGGAGCCGGACCGTGTCAAGGTAGAGTCCGGCCCGAGGGAAGGTCAGGGCGAAAGTGAGAATACTGGCACTGCTGGCACTAATCAGGAGACCCGGTCCAGGTCAAGGTCCAATTCCAAATCAAAACCCAACCCTCCCTCAGAATCACGCTCCAGATCAAAGTCGGCTTCAAAAACCCAATCTCAGTCCAAGTCTAGATCCAGGTCTGCATCCAGATCCCCCTCCCGATCTAGATCCAGGTCCCACTCGAGGTCCTAA
- the SRSF4 gene encoding serine/arginine-rich splicing factor 4 isoform X1, whose protein sequence is MWEWLTTLGKQNSHPADGWLRTLVPTYKEKACGTVLGQRYGFVEFDDLRDADDAVYELNGKDLCGERVIVEHARGPRRDGSYGSGRSGYGYRRSGRDKYGPPTRTEYRLIVENLSSRCSWQDLKDYMRQAGEVTYADAHKGRKNEGVIEFVSYSDMKRALEKLDGTEVNGRKIRLVEDKPGSRRRRSYSRSRSHSRSRSRSRHSRKSRSRSGSSKSSRSKSRSRSRSSRSKSRSRSPSRSRSKKEKSRSPSKGKSRSRSHSADKHHSKSKGQAEEKIQNSDNIRKNNRSPSRQKSKSKSKSRSPERRMELEKRGSRSRSQEKSRSEEKGPRKSRSRSKGGSRSRSRSKSRDKRKGRKRSHEESRSRSRSHSKSERSRKRSSKRDSKSGGSSSSKKRKKEDTDRSQSRSRSRSVSKEPDRVKVESGPREGQGESENTGTAGTNQETRSRSRSNSKSKPNPPSESRSRSKSASKTQSQSKSRSRSASRSPSRSRSRSHSRS, encoded by the exons ATATGGTTTTGTGGAGTTCGATGATCTGCGTGATGCAGATGATGCTGTTTATGAACTGAATGGCAAAGATCTTTGTGGTGAGCGAGTAATTGTTGAGCATGCCCGCGGCCCACGTCGAGATGGCAGTTACGGTTCTGGACGCA GTGGATATGGTTATAGAAGAAGTGGCCGAGATAAATATGGCCCACCTACCCGTACAGAATACAGACTTATTGTGGAGAATTTGTCAAGTCGATGCAGCTGGCAAGACCTAAAG GACTATATGCGTCAGGCAGGAGAAGTGACCTATGCAGATGCTCACAAGGGACGCAAAAATGAAGGGGTGATTGAATTTGTGTCTTACTCTGATATGAAAAGAGCTTTGGAAAAGTTAGATGGAACTGAAGTCAACGGCAGAAAAATCAGACTAGTGGAAGACAAGCCGGGTTCTAGACGCCGTCGGTCCTATTCCCGGAGCCGGAGTCATTCTAG GTCTCGATCTCGAAGTAGGCATTCTCGTAAGAGCAGAAGCCGAAGTGGCAGCAGCAAGAGCAGTCGTTCCAAGAGTAGATCCCGGTCCAG GTCTTCCCGGAGCAAGAGCCGTAGCCGCAGCCCAAGCCGCAGCCGAAGCAAGAAGGAAAAAAGCAGGAGCCCCAGCAAGGGCAAGAGCCGCAGCCGCAGTCACAGTGCAGACAAGCACCACAGCAAGAGTAAAGGCCAGGCTGAAGAGAAGATTCAGAACAGTGATAATATCAGGAAAAACAATCGGAGTCCCAGTAGACAAAAAAGCAAGAGTAAAAGCAAAAGCAGGAGCCCAGAAAGGAGAATGGAGTTGGAGAAGCGagggagcaggagcaggagccAGGAGAAGAGTCGGAGTGAGGAGAAGGGCCCCCGCAAGAGCAGAAGCAGGAGCAAAGGAGGAAGTAGGAGTAGGAGTCGTAGCAAAAGCAGGgacaagaggaaaggaaggaagcgaAGCCACGAGGAAAGCCGCAGCCGAAGCCGCAGCCACAGCAAGAGCGAGAGGAGCAGAAAACGCAGCAGCAAGCGAGATAGCAAGTCAGGtggtagcagcagcagcaagaaaaggaagaaggaagacacAGATCGCTCCCAGTCCAGATCCCGGTCCCGCTCAGTGTCAAAGGAGCCGGACCGTGTCAAGGTAGAGTCCGGCCCGAGGGAAGGTCAGGGCGAAAGTGAGAATACTGGCACTGCTGGCACTAATCAGGAGACCCGGTCCAGGTCAAGGTCCAATTCCAAATCAAAACCCAACCCTCCCTCAGAATCACGCTCCAGATCAAAGTCGGCTTCAAAAACCCAATCTCAGTCCAAGTCTAGATCCAGGTCTGCATCCAGATCCCCCTCCCGATCTAGATCCAGGTCCCACTCGAGGTCCTAA
- the TMEM200B gene encoding transmembrane protein 200B, producing the protein MRRSGRRGQEAAAPATSPPFRRCERPQDREMTAGSPGDCGEVRKSPEGRVSRLGRRLGRRRRPRTPPEPLRVRARLRLRSPSGAFAALGALVVLVGMGIAVAGYWPHRAGAPGARAANASAPPVSELRREGRGSGRAHGPHERLRLLGPVVMGVGLFVFICANTLLYENRDLETRRLRQGALRAQALRPPDGPGWDCALLPSPGPRTPRALGCSEMETWDLAAHRGTSPVPSVRSLRSEPANPRLGLPALLSSYPLKGPGLPAPWGPRTQTGHVIITVQPSGSCIEHSKSLDLGLGEILLGAPAAHDGAHRSWPRLERLSQGGYAKLGEGDLGARV; encoded by the exons ATGAGGCGATCCGGGAGGAGGGGGCAGGAAGCGGCAGCGCCGGCGACATCCCCCCCCTTCCGACGCTGCG AGCGCCCGCAGGACCGCGAGATGACGGCGGGGAGCCCCGGAGACTGCGGGGAGGTGCGCAAGAGCCCCGAAGGCCGCGTGTCTCGCCTGGGTCGTCGCCTGGGCCGGCGCCGGCGCCCGCGCACCCCGCCCGAGCCTCTGCGGGTGCGGGCGCGGCTGCGGCTGCGCTCGCCGTCGGGGGCCTTCGCGGCGCTGGGGGCGCTGGTGGTGCTGGTGGGCATGGGCATCGCCGTGGCCGGCTACTGGCCGCACCGCGCCGGCGCCCCAGGGGCTCGAGCGGCCAATGCCAGCGCGCCCCCCGTGAGCGAGCTGCGGCGCGAGGGACGCGGCTCCGGCCGGGCGCACGGCCCGCACGAGCGGCTGCGGCTCCTGGGCCCCGTGGTCATGGGCGTCGGCTTGTTCGTGTTCATCTGCGCCAACACGCTGCTCTACGAGAACCGGGACCTGGAGACGCGACGGCTTCGCCAAGGGGCGCTGCGGGCCCAGGCGCTCCGGCCCCCCGACGGCCCCGGCTGGGACTGCGCGCTTCTGCCCAGTCCCGGGCCCAGGACTCCCCGAGCCCTCGGCTGCTCCGAGATGGAGACTTGGGACCTGGCGGCGCATCGGGGCACGTCCCCGGTGCCCTCCGTGCGGAGTCTGCGGTCTGAGCCTGCAAACCCTCGCTTGGGGCTCCCGGCCCTGCTCAGCAGTTACCCTCTGAAGGGGCCAGGCTTGCCAGCACCTTGGGGCCCACGAACCCAGACTGGACACGTGATTATCACCGTGCAGCCTTCTGGTTCCTGCATCGAACACTCCAAATCTCTGGATCTGGGCCTTGGAGAGATTCTGCTCGGGGCCCCAGCAGCACACGACGGTGCCCACCGGAGCTGGCCACGACTGGAGCGTCTCAGTCAAGGGGGTTATGCCAAACTGGGAGAAGGAGATTTGGGGGCCCGGGTATAA